From a single Rhodococcus jostii RHA1 genomic region:
- a CDS encoding DoxX family membrane protein, whose amino-acid sequence MTTPTPDSSATAPTPGTALQRARSDPAYGAFLLLRIGFTVLPIVMGIDKFTNVLTTWEDYLAPWIVDLSPFSAHQTMLVVGVIEIVAGIAVAIKPRYAAYIVAAWLAGIVINLLSYPGFYDIALRDFGLMLAALTLGRLAYVYDPAWHRRTALAPKLSAA is encoded by the coding sequence ATGACTACTCCCACGCCCGACTCGTCGGCGACCGCACCCACACCCGGCACAGCCCTGCAACGCGCTCGCAGTGACCCCGCCTACGGCGCGTTCCTGTTGCTGCGGATCGGATTCACCGTGCTCCCGATCGTGATGGGCATCGACAAGTTCACGAACGTGCTCACCACCTGGGAGGACTACCTGGCGCCGTGGATCGTCGACCTCAGCCCGTTCAGCGCGCACCAAACCATGCTGGTCGTCGGAGTGATCGAAATCGTCGCCGGCATCGCCGTCGCGATCAAACCACGCTATGCGGCCTACATCGTCGCCGCCTGGCTCGCCGGAATCGTGATCAACCTGCTGAGCTACCCCGGCTTCTACGACATCGCACTGCGTGACTTCGGACTGATGCTCGCCGCCCTCACCCTCGGCCGGTTGGCCTACGTGTACGACCCGGCCTGGCACCGGCGCACCGCACTCGCCCCGAAACTCAGTGCCGCCTAG
- a CDS encoding helix-turn-helix transcriptional regulator: MSTPRSAAPAVLAALSNLDDPLRRRLYDYVTESDAPVSREQAAAAVDVGRTLAAYHLDKLADADLVTVSYQRPAGRGGPGAGRPAKFYTRATTEMTVSVPPRDYELLARLLVSSVEQDTSGTVRAAVNEAALDAGKRAVADTGGDLLAALRGCGYLPQVADDGRIDLRNCPFHHVARDHLDVVCGLNLRLVEGAIAGSTQHDAHAELDPRPDRCCVVVHHAASAHAHSPPGTAARP; this comes from the coding sequence ATGTCCACTCCGCGATCCGCTGCGCCGGCGGTGCTGGCGGCGTTGAGCAACCTCGATGATCCGTTGCGGCGCAGGCTGTATGACTACGTGACCGAAAGCGACGCACCGGTCTCGCGGGAGCAGGCGGCCGCCGCCGTCGACGTCGGCCGGACCCTCGCGGCCTATCACCTCGACAAGCTGGCCGATGCCGACCTGGTGACGGTCAGTTACCAGCGGCCGGCCGGCCGCGGCGGGCCCGGCGCCGGCCGTCCCGCGAAGTTCTACACCCGGGCCACGACGGAAATGACCGTCAGCGTGCCGCCCCGGGACTATGAACTGCTCGCACGGTTGCTCGTCTCCTCGGTCGAACAGGACACCAGCGGAACCGTGCGGGCGGCCGTGAACGAGGCCGCGCTCGACGCCGGCAAGCGGGCCGTCGCCGACACCGGGGGAGATCTCCTGGCGGCGCTCCGCGGCTGCGGATACCTGCCCCAGGTCGCCGACGACGGCCGTATCGACCTACGCAACTGCCCCTTTCACCATGTCGCCCGTGACCACCTGGACGTGGTGTGCGGGTTGAATTTACGCCTTGTCGAGGGCGCGATCGCCGGGAGCACCCAACACGACGCGCACGCAGAATTGGACCCGCGACCGGACCGGTGCTGTGTCGTGGTCCACCACGCAGCGTCCGCACACGCACACTCGCCCCCGGGCACCGCCGCCCGTCCCTGA
- the tal gene encoding transaldolase yields MSRLHRLYREQGQSPWLDNLTRPYLRDGTLAGFVAAGIRGVTANPTIFARAIAGSDAYDAQFAALIAQGLAVEDAYWELAAADVVDAAAILRPVYDTSGGTDGFVSIEVAPELARDTDATIAAAGRLHERIARPNVFVKIPATAEGIPAIADMIGKGVSINITLIFSLARYEQVIEAYLQGLETLAARGGEPAAVRSVASFFVSRVDTEVDRRLEHSGDPEAPGLRGRAAIAQARLAYRIFRDRFTGPRWETLAARGARVQRPLWASTSTKNPDYPDTRYVDSLIGPDTVNTLPEATITAFEDHGTLTRSIDTDPAAAATVLGELAAVGIDMDDVGRTLEDQGVTAFHQSYADLLTELHAKAHQLAQR; encoded by the coding sequence GTGAGCCGGTTGCATCGTCTGTACCGCGAGCAGGGACAAAGCCCCTGGTTGGACAACCTCACCCGCCCCTACCTGCGCGATGGCACCCTCGCCGGGTTCGTGGCCGCCGGGATCCGGGGGGTGACGGCCAACCCCACCATCTTCGCGCGGGCCATCGCCGGCTCCGATGCCTACGACGCACAGTTCGCGGCGCTCATCGCCCAGGGACTCGCGGTCGAGGACGCGTACTGGGAGCTCGCCGCGGCCGATGTCGTCGACGCAGCCGCGATATTGCGGCCCGTCTACGACACCTCGGGCGGCACCGATGGGTTCGTCTCGATCGAGGTCGCCCCGGAACTGGCACGGGACACCGACGCCACGATCGCCGCGGCCGGGCGACTGCACGAACGGATCGCCCGACCGAACGTGTTCGTGAAGATCCCCGCGACCGCGGAGGGAATACCGGCGATCGCGGACATGATCGGCAAGGGCGTCAGCATCAACATCACCTTGATCTTCTCCCTCGCCCGCTACGAACAGGTGATCGAGGCGTACCTGCAGGGTCTGGAGACGCTGGCGGCACGGGGCGGGGAACCGGCCGCGGTGCGCAGCGTCGCATCGTTCTTCGTCAGCCGCGTCGACACGGAGGTCGATCGACGACTCGAGCACAGCGGCGACCCCGAGGCCCCAGGGTTGCGGGGTCGGGCGGCGATCGCCCAGGCCCGCCTCGCCTACCGGATCTTCCGGGACCGCTTCACCGGTCCGCGGTGGGAGACACTCGCCGCCCGCGGCGCCCGGGTGCAACGGCCACTGTGGGCATCGACCTCGACCAAGAACCCCGACTACCCGGACACCCGCTACGTCGACAGTCTCATCGGCCCGGACACCGTCAACACGCTGCCCGAGGCCACCATCACGGCATTCGAGGATCACGGCACCCTCACGCGCTCCATCGACACCGACCCCGCCGCCGCGGCCACCGTCCTCGGCGAGCTCGCCGCGGTGGGCATCGACATGGACGACGTCGGCCGCACCCTCGAAGACCAGGGTGTCACCGCCTTTCACCAGTCGTACGCCGATCTGCTCACCGAACTCCACGCCAAAGCCCACCAGCTGGCGCAACGATGA